A window of the Bacillus sp. A301a_S52 genome harbors these coding sequences:
- the queG gene encoding tRNA epoxyqueuosine(34) reductase QueG, with product MTNAQLKQDIIAYSKHIGIDKIGFASAAPFVTLKSRLKEQQRLGYASGFEKGTVDERTTPELLLPEARTIISIALAYPSKLKNAPQSKKGARRGIFCRASWGEDYHHILRGKLSKLEAYIYERVPEAKCKSMVDTGELSDRAVAERAGIGWSGKNCAIITPEFGSYVYLGDMITTIDFPEDQPIFDQCGTCNKCVDACPTGALVQGGQLDSNKCIAFLTQTKEMLPEQYRKKIGNRLYGCDTCQVVCPVNKGKDARHHPEMLPDPEIVKPELIPLLKMSNREFKDIFGRISGAWRGKKPIQRNAIIALAHYKEEEALPLLYELMFKDPRAVIRGTAAWAIAEISQSTETYTKLKEAREKESDPEVITEIEKALIKFQHEKETVQDRHLIKTF from the coding sequence GTGACAAATGCCCAATTAAAACAGGATATTATCGCATACAGTAAACATATAGGCATTGATAAGATAGGCTTTGCATCGGCTGCCCCTTTTGTGACATTAAAATCAAGACTTAAAGAACAGCAAAGGCTAGGATATGCCTCTGGCTTTGAGAAGGGGACCGTAGATGAAAGAACGACCCCTGAGTTGCTTCTACCAGAGGCTAGAACGATTATTTCCATCGCTTTGGCCTATCCATCTAAATTGAAAAATGCTCCTCAATCTAAAAAAGGAGCACGGCGTGGGATTTTTTGCCGAGCGTCGTGGGGTGAAGATTATCATCATATTTTAAGAGGTAAGTTATCCAAGCTGGAAGCATATATTTATGAACGTGTGCCTGAAGCTAAGTGTAAATCAATGGTTGATACCGGAGAATTGTCTGACAGGGCAGTAGCCGAACGTGCAGGTATTGGGTGGAGTGGAAAAAATTGCGCTATTATAACCCCCGAATTCGGTTCGTATGTTTATTTAGGTGATATGATAACTACGATTGATTTTCCTGAGGACCAACCGATTTTTGATCAATGTGGCACGTGTAACAAATGTGTGGATGCATGTCCTACAGGAGCATTGGTGCAAGGAGGACAACTGGATTCAAATAAATGTATTGCCTTTTTGACACAGACGAAGGAGATGCTTCCAGAGCAGTATCGAAAAAAAATTGGTAATCGCTTGTATGGGTGTGATACGTGTCAAGTTGTCTGTCCTGTCAATAAAGGAAAAGACGCCCGTCATCATCCGGAGATGCTGCCTGATCCAGAAATAGTTAAACCAGAATTAATTCCGTTACTTAAAATGAGTAACAGAGAATTCAAAGATATATTTGGACGGATTTCTGGTGCGTGGAGAGGGAAAAAACCGATCCAACGAAATGCCATCATTGCCCTTGCTCACTATAAAGAAGAAGAGGCTTTACCTTTATTATACGAGTTAATGTTTAAGGACCCTAGAGCTGTGATTAGAGGGACAGCTGCTTGGGCTATTGCAGAAATATCACAAAGTACTGAGACTTACACTAAACTAAAAGAAGCAAGAGAGAAGGAAAGTGATCCAGAGGTGATAACAGAAATTGAGAAGGCTCTAATTAAATTTCAACATGAAAAAGAAACGGTTCAAGATCGACATCTAATAAAAACCTTTTAG
- a CDS encoding methylated-DNA--[protein]-cysteine S-methyltransferase, protein MTLRPLIAVSEITTPIGPVSLATSEKGICFVEFGPLQTTHPIFITKLKRYHIMAEVREEKGPLIEAEKQISDYFTGIRKGFDLPLDLFGTAFQKLVWHEVQKIPYGSTASYKQIAINIGAPKAVRAIGGANNKNPIPIIIPCHRVIGSNGAMVGYGGGLDKKEALLKHEGALKTLTS, encoded by the coding sequence ATGACCTTGCGTCCATTAATTGCTGTTAGTGAGATAACAACGCCTATCGGACCAGTTAGTCTAGCTACATCTGAAAAAGGTATTTGCTTTGTAGAGTTTGGGCCATTACAAACGACACACCCCATTTTCATAACAAAGCTAAAGCGATATCATATTATGGCAGAGGTTAGAGAAGAGAAAGGCCCACTTATAGAAGCAGAAAAGCAAATTTCTGATTATTTTACAGGGATCAGAAAAGGATTCGATCTACCGTTAGACCTTTTTGGGACAGCATTTCAGAAGCTTGTATGGCACGAAGTACAGAAAATTCCATATGGCTCAACAGCTTCCTATAAGCAGATTGCGATTAACATAGGTGCTCCAAAAGCTGTCAGAGCAATTGGTGGCGCCAATAATAAAAACCCCATACCGATTATTATACCGTGTCACAGAGTCATTGGTTCTAACGGTGCAATGGTTGGCTATGGTGGGGGATTAGATAAAAAAGAAGCTTTACTAAAACATGAAGGTGCATTAAAAACACTAACATCTTAG
- a CDS encoding amidase domain-containing protein: MADREAFIAKNNVDGYLIEQHVLSDRRVIDYLFTIEQFIIHKDISYLETQRQFRRAVFEEELLIDDYILAADGHEMVSEEELYRAKRKMPRQTIHSERSRFFYDRLEVVKYAERWWNDYNPAYKQFDNDCTNYVSQCLRAGGAPMRGAPNRKGGWWYDHSKWSFSWAVAHSLRWYLSGSETGLKAEEVSSAQQLMKGDIICYDFTGDGSWQHTTVVVEKDADQMPLVNAHTTNSRMRYWGYEDSTAWTPNIQYKFFHITG; encoded by the coding sequence ATGGCAGATAGAGAAGCTTTCATAGCCAAAAATAACGTGGATGGCTATTTAATTGAACAACACGTATTAAGTGATAGGCGAGTGATTGATTATTTATTTACAATTGAACAATTCATCATCCATAAGGACATCTCATATTTAGAAACGCAACGACAATTTAGAAGGGCTGTCTTTGAGGAAGAACTGTTAATTGATGACTATATTTTAGCAGCTGACGGACATGAAATGGTTAGTGAAGAAGAATTGTATAGAGCGAAAAGAAAAATGCCTCGTCAAACAATACATTCAGAAAGAAGCCGTTTTTTCTACGATCGGCTAGAAGTGGTGAAATATGCTGAACGCTGGTGGAATGATTATAATCCGGCTTACAAACAGTTTGATAATGACTGTACGAATTATGTATCTCAATGTTTGAGAGCAGGGGGAGCGCCGATGAGAGGTGCTCCCAATCGAAAGGGAGGCTGGTGGTATGACCATTCGAAGTGGAGTTTTAGCTGGGCTGTTGCACATTCTTTACGTTGGTATTTAAGTGGATCGGAAACAGGACTTAAAGCGGAAGAAGTTTCCTCCGCCCAGCAGTTAATGAAGGGGGATATTATTTGTTATGACTTTACTGGTGACGGCAGTTGGCAACACACAACAGTGGTTGTTGAAAAGGATGCAGACCAGATGCCTCTAGTCAATGCTCATACTACAAACAGCCGTATGCGTTATTGGGGATATGAAGATTCCACAGCTTGGACACCAAACATCCAATATAAATTCTTTCATATTACTGGGTAA
- a CDS encoding tRNA (cytidine(34)-2'-O)-methyltransferase — protein sequence MGLHVVLHEPEIPANTGNIARTCAGTNTALHLIHPLGFSTDDRMLKRAGCDYWPNVQVNHYNEINELQKKYPEGEFFYIETIGEKYYHEFDYSEVDKDYFFVFGKETKGLPKEITESNRARCFRIPQTDKIRSLNLSNTAAIVVYEALRQQMFPVLN from the coding sequence GTGGGATTGCACGTCGTTTTACACGAGCCGGAGATTCCGGCAAATACAGGAAATATTGCAAGAACTTGCGCAGGGACAAACACAGCTCTTCATTTAATTCATCCACTAGGTTTTTCTACAGATGATCGAATGCTAAAAAGAGCAGGCTGTGACTACTGGCCTAATGTACAGGTGAATCATTATAATGAGATAAATGAATTACAAAAAAAATACCCAGAGGGTGAATTTTTCTATATCGAAACGATAGGAGAAAAATATTATCATGAATTTGATTACAGTGAAGTAGATAAGGATTATTTTTTTGTTTTTGGAAAGGAAACAAAAGGGTTACCTAAAGAGATAACGGAGTCAAACAGAGCTCGATGTTTTCGTATTCCTCAAACCGATAAAATAAGGTCGTTAAACTTATCAAATACGGCAGCAATTGTTGTTTACGAAGCACTACGACAGCAAATGTTTCCTGTGCTAAATTAA
- a CDS encoding phospholipase produces the protein MPHVAPTTKPKHRLFKKIAFTFAMLYIMLAIGYAIYGSVKPLPDNISIEGTVYETSHIDFLYDLTYRTEEGTDQQEHIIFDTMHDMISDAEEFIIVDMFLFNDDYPRDGELYPSLSTSLADALIKKIQASPETTIIVITDPINTFYGSYTPDHIKKMKNAGITVILTDLTELRDSNPAFSGIWRSTFQWFGHSENGGWLPNAFSPDSPNVTLRSYLELINFKANHRKVMITEKEGIVSSANAHDASANHSNIAFTVQGDIINDLIASEKAVAAMSGVDPTIFDGMHAETPDEDIEAGEDRYELQLLTEGKIKEHILLEIEEAAKGDIINIGMFYFSDRDIISKLLTASERGVTINLILDANKDAFGHEKNGIPNRPVAHELIEESDGHINIRWYHTVGEQYHAKFVYIEKEDEAVMIGGSANLTKRNIDDINLETNIKVTGSPNSDFMLDVSHYFNRLWGNEDGLYTVDYDTLADESRIKKWMYFFQEWSGLSSF, from the coding sequence ATGCCACATGTTGCACCTACGACAAAGCCTAAACATCGTTTATTTAAGAAGATAGCTTTTACATTTGCCATGCTTTATATAATGCTAGCCATAGGCTATGCTATTTACGGTTCTGTAAAGCCTCTTCCTGACAACATATCTATTGAAGGCACAGTTTATGAAACGAGTCACATTGACTTTTTATATGATTTAACGTATCGAACTGAAGAAGGGACAGACCAACAAGAGCACATCATCTTTGATACTATGCATGACATGATTAGTGACGCTGAGGAATTTATTATCGTTGATATGTTTTTATTTAATGATGATTATCCACGAGATGGCGAATTATATCCATCTCTTTCCACATCATTGGCTGACGCTCTCATTAAAAAAATACAAGCGTCTCCTGAAACCACCATCATCGTTATTACGGACCCAATAAATACGTTTTATGGTTCTTATACACCTGACCACATTAAGAAGATGAAAAATGCTGGGATAACTGTGATTTTAACAGACTTAACTGAATTACGAGATTCTAATCCTGCATTTTCCGGCATTTGGCGTTCCACGTTTCAATGGTTCGGTCATTCTGAGAATGGTGGCTGGTTACCTAATGCATTTAGCCCAGATTCACCAAATGTGACACTCCGTTCATACTTAGAATTAATTAATTTTAAAGCCAATCATCGAAAAGTAATGATAACAGAAAAAGAAGGAATCGTGTCTTCCGCTAATGCTCATGATGCAAGTGCCAATCATTCGAACATTGCTTTTACAGTACAGGGAGATATTATAAACGACCTGATCGCTTCAGAAAAAGCGGTCGCCGCGATGTCTGGAGTTGACCCTACTATTTTTGATGGAATGCATGCTGAAACACCTGATGAAGACATCGAGGCCGGGGAAGATCGCTATGAACTTCAACTGCTCACAGAAGGAAAAATAAAGGAACACATATTACTAGAAATAGAAGAGGCTGCAAAAGGAGACATTATAAATATAGGAATGTTTTATTTTTCTGATCGTGACATAATCTCTAAATTGTTAACCGCCTCAGAACGAGGAGTTACGATAAATCTCATTCTCGATGCTAACAAAGACGCATTTGGTCACGAAAAGAACGGCATTCCTAATCGCCCGGTTGCCCATGAACTTATTGAAGAGTCTGATGGTCACATTAACATTCGCTGGTACCATACTGTGGGTGAACAATACCATGCTAAATTTGTTTATATTGAGAAAGAAGATGAAGCAGTGATGATTGGCGGTTCCGCAAATTTGACGAAGAGAAATATAGATGATATCAATCTTGAAACGAATATCAAAGTGACAGGATCACCTAATTCTGATTTCATGCTCGATGTTTCCCATTATTTTAACCGATTATGGGGGAATGAAGACGGTCTTTATACCGTAGACTATGATACACTAGCTGACGAATCTCGTATTAAAAAATGGATGTATTTTTTTCAAGAATGGAGTGGCTTGTCCTCCTTTTAA
- a CDS encoding antibiotic biosynthesis monooxygenase — protein sequence MYVVMNELYVPVEGRENVAKRFAESSEKMKHVPGCLDFMFLTPEDDSHYQIVLTKWDSKVDYENWVNSDAFKQAHKKRRENLDESPTSGNQIYAYEAVHYL from the coding sequence ATGTATGTTGTGATGAATGAGCTATATGTCCCTGTTGAGGGGAGAGAGAATGTAGCGAAACGTTTTGCAGAAAGTTCTGAAAAAATGAAACATGTTCCTGGCTGCCTTGATTTTATGTTTTTAACTCCCGAAGATGACAGTCATTATCAAATCGTCTTAACAAAATGGGATTCTAAAGTAGACTATGAGAACTGGGTTAATAGTGATGCATTTAAGCAAGCACATAAAAAAAGGCGAGAAAATCTCGATGAAAGCCCTACATCAGGTAATCAAATTTATGCTTATGAAGCTGTTCATTATTTATAA
- a CDS encoding DUF5366 family protein: MKNAYLTSHFPLISIILFSLAGSIYLERMTIYYLQSIGLYSGMIEFFSEQGIHLTLLFIMWLFFFMFFAALKLIANTVNELSLLFFSKDEVGTDLTNIRRGSWVFLIGSIGSVIASFDLYVLLGTFFLSCFVYFIYFIYKVSISLSVPALIGLIFFHIFFWFAFVMAVGYAIIKLYNSVIASLPV; encoded by the coding sequence ATGAAGAACGCTTATTTAACAAGCCATTTCCCGCTTATATCTATTATTTTATTTAGTTTAGCGGGTTCGATATATTTAGAAAGAATGACAATTTATTATTTGCAATCTATTGGTTTATATAGTGGAATGATTGAATTTTTTTCTGAACAAGGCATTCATTTAACACTTTTATTTATTATGTGGTTATTTTTCTTTATGTTTTTTGCAGCACTCAAGCTCATTGCCAATACAGTCAACGAGTTATCCCTACTCTTTTTTTCTAAGGACGAGGTAGGTACTGACTTAACCAATATTCGTAGAGGATCATGGGTTTTTCTTATAGGTAGTATCGGATCAGTTATTGCTTCATTTGACCTGTATGTGTTATTAGGAACGTTTTTTCTGTCGTGTTTTGTCTATTTTATTTATTTTATTTATAAGGTGAGTATTTCTTTATCAGTACCTGCGTTAATTGGCCTGATTTTCTTTCACATATTTTTTTGGTTTGCGTTTGTAATGGCAGTGGGATATGCCATTATAAAATTGTATAATAGTGTAATCGCTAGCTTGCCTGTCTAA
- a CDS encoding iron chaperone produces MEVFEDYLASIDNPQHRSRVKEVLAWVMDTFPSLTPKIAWKQPMFTDHGTFIIGFSVAKRHMAIAPEKAGITHFADDIVQAGYDHTKELVRIEWDKTVDFSLLEKMIAFNILEKAECSTFWRK; encoded by the coding sequence ATGGAGGTTTTTGAAGACTATTTAGCATCTATTGATAATCCTCAGCATCGGAGTCGAGTGAAGGAAGTTTTAGCTTGGGTGATGGACACATTCCCAAGCTTGACACCGAAAATTGCGTGGAAGCAGCCTATGTTTACAGATCATGGTACATTTATTATTGGATTTAGCGTAGCGAAACGTCATATGGCGATCGCACCTGAGAAGGCAGGGATCACTCATTTTGCAGATGACATTGTTCAAGCTGGTTACGATCACACGAAAGAGTTGGTTCGTATCGAGTGGGATAAGACGGTGGACTTTTCTTTACTAGAGAAAATGATCGCGTTTAATATTTTAGAAAAAGCGGAGTGTTCAACTTTTTGGCGAAAATAA
- a CDS encoding IS3 family transposase (programmed frameshift), with amino-acid sequence MGKNVYSNEVKWAVVKDKMSGQFTNREIMEKYGIKNVSQIKTWMKWYRENQVHRFDQPIGKQYSYGHGPDSSSDEEKKERQMNHLKQENDILKKVFGDRKGVEKEIVLQLVQTLRGKYTVSAILSALNVSRSTYYRWASAQPVELSKEEETIIYLCEKTKYRYGHRKIKELLKRDYQIKLNRNTVQRIMQEHHLQCRVKQKRRWKSQGESVVIAPNLLQREFHASKPNEKWVTDITYIQYGPDTLYLSTIIDLFNNQIVAYKLYTHQQIPLVIDTLDEALEKRGNPKGVIIHSDQGSVYSSYAYQNRIKEKKLVSSMSRRGNCWDNAVIESFHSNLKSEEFQYVKFNSLSLEEVKDRVDQFMTYYNEERIQEKLGYHTPIKFGDMAA; translated from the exons ATGGGCAAAAACGTATATTCAAATGAGGTTAAGTGGGCAGTCGTGAAAGATAAGATGAGTGGGCAGTTTACTAATCGTGAGATCATGGAGAAGTATGGGATTAAAAATGTGTCCCAAATCAAAACGTGGATGAAGTGGTATCGTGAAAATCAGGTTCATCGATTCGATCAACCAATAGGAAAACAATATTCATATGGACATGGGCCTGATAGTTCAAGTGATGAAGAGAAAAAAGAACGCCAAATGAATCATTTAAAACAGGAAAATGACATCTTAA AAAAAGTATTTGGAGATCGAAAAGGAGTTGAGAAAGAAATCGTCCTCCAACTAGTCCAAACTTTACGGGGAAAATATACAGTGTCAGCTATTTTATCAGCTTTAAATGTGTCCAGATCGACCTATTATCGCTGGGCATCTGCGCAACCAGTGGAGTTGTCTAAGGAAGAGGAAACGATTATTTACCTTTGCGAAAAAACAAAGTATCGATATGGTCACCGTAAAATCAAGGAGCTATTAAAACGTGATTACCAGATCAAATTAAATCGCAATACCGTTCAACGGATCATGCAAGAACATCATCTTCAATGTAGAGTAAAGCAAAAAAGAAGGTGGAAATCTCAAGGGGAATCCGTCGTTATCGCGCCAAACTTATTACAGCGAGAGTTTCATGCAAGTAAACCTAACGAAAAGTGGGTAACGGATATTACCTACATTCAATATGGTCCAGACACTTTATACTTATCAACGATTATAGACTTGTTTAATAATCAAATCGTGGCTTATAAGCTTTATACTCATCAACAAATCCCTTTGGTGATTGATACCTTAGATGAAGCACTAGAAAAGCGAGGAAACCCCAAAGGAGTCATCATCCATTCAGATCAAGGAAGTGTCTATTCTTCTTATGCTTATCAAAATCGGATTAAAGAAAAGAAGTTAGTCAGTAGTATGTCACGCAGAGGAAACTGTTGGGACAACGCAGTCATTGAGTCCTTCCATTCGAACCTGAAATCAGAAGAATTTCAGTATGTTAAATTCAATTCTTTGTCTTTAGAAGAAGTCAAGGATCGTGTAGATCAATTTATGACGTATTATAACGAAGAGCGTATCCAAGAAAAATTAGGCTACCACACACCAATAAAGTTTGGTGATATGGCGGCCTAG
- a CDS encoding PBP1A family penicillin-binding protein, which translates to MRMMAGNLFIILFIGIFTLFFMETTKEMSSAQSLQTVLDEAVELEQITLHTNSLILDRDGNTVSDIFSAENRIYLPYNEIPDMFKHAFLAAEDQSFFEHPGFDMTGIARAFVVNMQHQSIEQGGSTITQQLARNLYLTHDQSYERKISELLYSYHIEQVMDKEEILELYLNSVYFSNGVYGIEAASHYYFNKTAHELNLAEIAFLSSVPNNPSHYNPLTNSDATHERKEWILTKMKEEDYISHEDFEEALDKQISLSSFEKSDDYPDYITYVYHELEQLIAKEEGYTQQLKSASNDEARQDIEIKIQERVQQLLASGITIDTALDPNVQSHAVKTINNRLSSTNIQGAVSVIDHDASEIVAITGGTSYEKFNFHRGYQAYRQPGSAIKPLLVYAPLIDTTRMSSSSLIDAGPIQRGQYEPQNFGGAVYGKVTLEEALKNSYNTAAVRILDMVGIEASFNYIDLFDFQKINSNDHVLPAALGGLSEGVSVNELTQAYTVFATDGIYTSPKAIRGVYDMDGELLYEWPRKETEVWSNETINEMRKMLGKVITEGTGRRARFSTSGYLGGKTGTTNDYYDLWFVGSSNRYTTGLWIGNDNPSSLYQQSQSHIHTQLWRDIMAGIH; encoded by the coding sequence ATGCGTATGATGGCTGGAAATCTATTCATCATCTTATTTATAGGTATCTTTACGTTATTTTTCATGGAAACGACTAAAGAAATGTCGTCAGCACAATCACTTCAAACGGTGCTGGATGAAGCCGTAGAACTAGAGCAAATAACATTGCACACTAACAGCCTCATACTTGACCGAGATGGAAACACTGTATCAGACATTTTTTCAGCAGAAAATCGAATTTATCTTCCATATAACGAGATTCCCGATATGTTCAAACATGCGTTTTTAGCAGCCGAAGATCAATCTTTTTTTGAGCATCCCGGCTTTGATATGACTGGCATTGCCAGAGCTTTTGTTGTTAACATGCAACATCAATCCATTGAACAGGGTGGCAGTACAATTACCCAACAGCTCGCACGCAACTTATATTTAACACATGACCAAAGCTATGAACGGAAAATCTCTGAGTTACTATACTCCTATCACATTGAACAAGTCATGGATAAAGAGGAAATTCTTGAGCTCTATTTAAACTCCGTCTATTTCTCTAATGGGGTTTATGGTATTGAAGCAGCAAGCCATTATTATTTTAATAAGACCGCTCATGAACTAAACTTAGCAGAAATAGCTTTCTTAAGTTCTGTTCCTAATAATCCGTCACATTACAACCCATTAACAAACAGTGATGCGACTCACGAGAGAAAAGAATGGATTTTAACAAAAATGAAGGAAGAAGACTATATTAGTCATGAAGACTTTGAAGAGGCACTTGATAAGCAGATCTCTCTTTCTAGTTTTGAAAAAAGCGATGATTATCCCGACTATATTACCTATGTTTACCATGAGCTAGAACAGCTTATTGCCAAAGAAGAGGGCTACACTCAACAGTTAAAATCAGCAAGTAATGATGAAGCAAGGCAGGACATCGAAATTAAGATCCAAGAACGAGTACAGCAGTTGTTAGCAAGTGGTATCACAATTGATACGGCTCTTGACCCAAATGTACAATCGCATGCTGTTAAAACTATTAATAACCGATTATCTTCAACTAATATTCAAGGGGCCGTATCGGTTATTGATCATGATGCTAGCGAAATTGTCGCAATCACTGGTGGGACTTCCTATGAAAAATTTAATTTCCATAGAGGCTACCAAGCCTATCGCCAACCTGGATCAGCCATTAAACCATTACTTGTTTATGCACCTTTAATTGACACAACAAGAATGTCTAGCAGTTCACTTATTGACGCTGGTCCGATTCAACGAGGCCAGTATGAGCCACAAAACTTTGGTGGGGCTGTCTATGGAAAAGTAACACTTGAAGAAGCTCTTAAAAATTCCTATAATACTGCTGCAGTTAGAATACTAGATATGGTCGGTATCGAAGCTTCTTTTAATTACATTGATCTATTCGATTTCCAGAAAATCAACTCTAATGATCATGTACTTCCCGCTGCCCTTGGGGGACTTTCTGAAGGCGTAAGCGTCAACGAACTCACACAAGCTTATACGGTTTTTGCTACTGATGGTATTTATACATCACCAAAAGCGATTCGCGGTGTATATGATATGGACGGAGAGCTGCTATACGAGTGGCCTAGGAAAGAGACAGAGGTGTGGAGCAACGAAACCATTAATGAAATGCGTAAGATGCTAGGTAAAGTGATAACCGAAGGCACCGGCCGCCGAGCACGCTTTTCGACATCTGGCTATTTAGGTGGAAAGACAGGTACAACGAATGATTATTATGACTTATGGTTTGTAGGATCGTCCAACCGCTATACGACTGGGTTATGGATCGGAAATGATAATCCATCATCCCTTTATCAGCAAAGCCAAAGCCATATACACACCCAGCTTTGGCGGGACATTATGGCAGGCATTCATTAA
- a CDS encoding PrkA family serine protein kinase, with product MKIIDKIQRHREEEERLKWEGTFAQYLDILRERPEVAQTAHSRIYNMIKDAGVVEEGGKKRYLFFEDQIFGLEEAIERLVEEYFHSAAKRLDVKKRILLLMGPVSGGKSTLVTLLKRGLEKYTRTDRGAVYAIKDCPMHEDPLHLIPHHMRGDFFKEFGIRIEGNLSPLNMMRLEKDYGGRIEDVMVERIFLSEDRRVGVGTFSPSDPKSQDIADLTGSIDFSTIAEFGSESDPRAYRFDGELNKANRGLMEFQEMLKCDEKFLWHLLSLTQEGNFKAGRFALISADEMIVAHTNEAEYKSFISNKKNEALHSRIIVMPIPYNLKVSEEERIYKKMILESDIADVHIAPHALKIAATFTILTRLKESEKGHVDVLKKMKLYDGQNVEGFNTQDVIELKKEFADEGMNGIDPRYVINRISSAIIRKELTSINALDVLRSIKDGLSQHASISQEDKEKYLNYISLARKEYDEMAKKEVQKAFVYSYEESAKTLMDNYLDNVEAYCNKNKLRDPLTGEEMSPDEKLMRSIEEQIGISENAKKAFREEILIRISAYARKGKKFDYHSHDRLREAIQKKLFADLKDVVKITTSTKTPDENQLKKINEVIARLIDEYGYNSTSANDLLKYVGSLLNR from the coding sequence ATGAAAATTATAGACAAAATACAACGCCATCGTGAGGAAGAGGAGCGTTTAAAATGGGAAGGCACTTTCGCACAATATTTGGACATTTTGCGTGAAAGGCCAGAAGTTGCACAGACAGCTCACTCCCGCATCTACAATATGATAAAAGATGCAGGTGTCGTAGAAGAAGGTGGAAAAAAGAGGTATTTGTTTTTTGAAGACCAAATTTTTGGTCTTGAAGAGGCTATCGAACGTCTTGTTGAAGAATATTTTCATTCGGCAGCGAAGCGGCTTGATGTGAAAAAACGTATACTGTTATTAATGGGTCCGGTAAGTGGTGGGAAATCAACGCTTGTGACACTACTAAAAAGAGGGTTGGAAAAATATACACGGACAGATCGAGGCGCTGTTTATGCCATTAAAGATTGTCCTATGCATGAAGATCCACTACACTTAATCCCTCATCATATGAGAGGAGATTTTTTCAAAGAATTTGGTATACGCATTGAAGGTAACCTCTCACCACTTAATATGATGAGGTTAGAAAAAGACTATGGAGGGCGTATCGAGGACGTCATGGTTGAACGGATCTTTTTGTCTGAAGATCGACGTGTCGGTGTAGGAACATTCAGCCCCTCTGATCCAAAATCTCAAGATATTGCAGATTTAACGGGAAGTATTGACTTCTCTACAATTGCAGAATTTGGGTCAGAATCTGATCCGAGAGCCTATAGGTTTGATGGTGAATTAAATAAAGCAAACCGAGGATTAATGGAGTTTCAGGAAATGTTAAAATGTGATGAGAAATTTCTCTGGCATTTACTTTCATTGACACAAGAGGGAAATTTTAAGGCGGGGAGATTTGCCTTGATTTCTGCCGATGAAATGATTGTTGCCCATACGAATGAAGCGGAGTACAAATCGTTTATTTCGAATAAAAAAAATGAAGCTCTTCACTCACGGATAATCGTTATGCCAATCCCGTACAACCTAAAAGTAAGTGAAGAAGAACGAATATACAAAAAGATGATCTTAGAATCTGATATTGCAGATGTCCACATTGCTCCTCATGCACTAAAAATAGCGGCTACCTTTACGATTCTTACTCGGCTAAAGGAGTCTGAAAAAGGCCATGTAGATGTGCTGAAAAAAATGAAACTCTACGATGGGCAAAATGTAGAAGGCTTTAACACACAAGATGTGATTGAGTTGAAGAAGGAATTCGCTGATGAAGGAATGAATGGCATTGATCCACGTTATGTGATCAACCGTATTTCTTCTGCAATTATTCGTAAAGAACTTACATCCATAAATGCCCTTGATGTTCTTCGTTCCATTAAAGACGGTCTAAGTCAACATGCGTCTATTTCACAAGAAGATAAAGAAAAGTATTTAAACTATATTTCTCTTGCAAGAAAAGAGTATGATGAGATGGCAAAAAAAGAAGTACAAAAGGCATTTGTTTATTCCTACGAAGAATCAGCTAAAACATTGATGGATAATTATCTTGATAATGTGGAGGCCTACTGTAATAAAAATAAACTAAGGGACCCATTAACAGGTGAAGAGATGAGTCCTGATGAAAAATTAATGCGTTCAATTGAAGAACAAATTGGTATTTCTGAAAACGCTAAAAAGGCATTTCGGGAGGAAATATTAATTCGGATTTCAGCCTATGCAAGGAAAGGAAAGAAATTCGATTATCATTCCCATGACCGATTGCGTGAAGCTATACAAAAGAAACTATTTGCTGATTTAAAAGATGTCGTTAAAATAACGACGTCAACTAAGACACCAGATGAAAATCAACTGAAGAAAATTAATGAAGTTATTGCAAGATTAATTGATGAATATGGCTATAACAGTACATCTGCCAACGACTTACTAAAATACGTCGGTAGTCTTCTAAACAGGTAA